The following are encoded together in the Candidatus Woesebacteria bacterium genome:
- a CDS encoding DUF2292 domain-containing protein, with amino-acid sequence MTVDYSTKKVSKSLLSEIKTALEKAGGFGSVEIYIQNNIVTQITTRNIRKTSKISGKSL; translated from the coding sequence ATGACTGTGGATTACTCAACAAAAAAGGTGTCGAAATCTTTGCTTTCAGAAATCAAAACAGCACTTGAAAAGGCTGGAGGTTTTGGTAGCGTCGAGATATATATACAAAATAATATTGTGACGCAAATCACAACTAGAAATATCAGAAAAACAAGTAAAATATCCGGTAAGTCTTTATAA